From Streptomyces sp. 6-11-2, one genomic window encodes:
- a CDS encoding DUF5703 family protein yields MPEYEFVDVYVPRGVSRKETARLLTDHAEYGHWELYRLSLLRDGSRRVRLRRRIIRQVRATW; encoded by the coding sequence ATGCCGGAATACGAATTTGTCGACGTGTACGTCCCGCGCGGGGTGTCCCGCAAGGAGACGGCACGTCTGCTGACGGACCACGCCGAGTACGGACACTGGGAGTTGTACCGTCTGAGCCTGCTGCGCGACGGCAGCCGCAGGGTGCGGTTGCGCCGGCGGATCATCCGCCAGGTGCGCGCCACGTGGTGA
- a CDS encoding M20/M25/M40 family metallo-hydrolase, whose product MRETGTARGVTGEDEVVDLCRELIQIDTSNYGDHSGPGERRAAEYVAEKLAEVGLEPKIFESHPGRASTVARIEGEDPSRPALLIHGHTDVVPANADDWTHHPFSGEVADGCVWGRGAVDMKDMDAMTLAVVRDRLRSGRRPPRDIVLAFLADEEAGGTYGARYLVDNHPDLFEGVTEAISEVGGFSFTVSEQRRLYLIQTAEKGMHWMKLTVAGTAGHGSMIHRDNAITELSEAVARLGRHRFPVRVTKTTRAFLDELGDALGTKLDPEDMDGTIAKLGGIAKLIGATLSNTANPTQLGAGYKVNVIPGEATAHVDGRFLPGFEEEFLADLDRILGPKVKREDVHSDKAVETTFDGALVDAMQSALVAEDPAAKAIPYMLSGGTDAKSFDDLGIRGFGFAPLKLPPELDFAGMFHGVDERVPVDGLKFGVRVLDRFIDAS is encoded by the coding sequence GTGAGGGAGACGGGCACGGCCAGGGGCGTCACTGGCGAGGACGAGGTCGTGGACCTCTGCCGCGAGCTGATCCAGATCGACACCAGCAACTACGGCGACCACTCGGGACCGGGTGAGCGCAGGGCGGCCGAGTACGTCGCCGAGAAGCTCGCCGAGGTGGGCCTGGAACCGAAGATCTTCGAGTCGCACCCGGGCCGGGCCTCGACGGTGGCCCGCATCGAGGGCGAGGACCCCTCCCGGCCGGCGCTGCTGATCCACGGCCACACCGACGTCGTACCGGCCAACGCCGACGACTGGACCCACCACCCCTTCTCCGGGGAGGTCGCGGACGGGTGCGTGTGGGGTCGCGGCGCGGTCGACATGAAGGACATGGACGCGATGACGCTGGCGGTCGTGCGCGACCGGCTGCGCAGCGGACGCAGGCCCCCGCGGGACATCGTGCTCGCCTTCCTCGCCGACGAGGAGGCGGGCGGCACGTACGGAGCCCGGTACCTGGTGGACAACCACCCGGACCTGTTCGAGGGGGTTACCGAGGCGATCAGCGAGGTCGGCGGGTTCTCCTTCACCGTCAGCGAACAGCGACGGCTGTACCTGATCCAGACGGCCGAGAAGGGCATGCACTGGATGAAGCTGACCGTGGCCGGCACCGCGGGGCACGGCTCGATGATCCACCGGGACAACGCGATCACCGAGCTGTCGGAGGCCGTCGCCCGGCTCGGGCGGCACAGGTTCCCGGTGCGGGTGACCAAGACCACCCGCGCCTTCCTGGACGAACTGGGCGACGCGCTCGGCACCAAGCTCGACCCGGAGGACATGGACGGCACCATCGCGAAGCTCGGCGGCATCGCCAAGCTCATCGGCGCCACCCTGAGCAACACCGCCAACCCCACGCAGCTGGGCGCCGGTTACAAGGTCAACGTCATCCCGGGCGAGGCCACCGCGCACGTCGACGGGCGGTTCCTGCCCGGCTTCGAGGAGGAGTTCCTCGCCGACCTCGACCGGATCCTGGGACCGAAGGTCAAGCGCGAGGACGTGCACTCCGACAAGGCCGTCGAGACCACCTTCGACGGGGCCCTGGTGGACGCGATGCAGTCCGCGCTGGTGGCCGAGGACCCGGCCGCGAAGGCCATCCCGTACATGCTCTCCGGAGGCACCGACGCCAAGTCCTTCGACGACCTGGGCATCCGGGGCTTCGGCTTCGCGCCGCTGAAGCTGCCGCCGGAGCTGGACTTCGCGGGCATGTTCCACGGCGTGGACGAGCGGGTGCCGGTGGACGGCCTGAAGTTCGGCGTGCGCGTGCTCGACCGGTTCATCGACGCGTCCTGA
- the chpH gene encoding chaplin ChpH → MIKKVVAAAVATGGLVLAGAGMAAADSGAQGAAVQSPGVVSGNVIQVPVHVPVNVCGNTISVIGLLNPAFGNTCVNH, encoded by the coding sequence ATGATCAAGAAGGTCGTCGCTGCCGCGGTCGCCACCGGTGGACTGGTTCTCGCGGGCGCCGGGATGGCCGCCGCCGACTCGGGCGCCCAGGGTGCTGCCGTGCAGTCCCCCGGCGTCGTTTCCGGCAACGTCATCCAGGTGCCCGTTCACGTGCCGGTGAACGTGTGCGGCAACACGATCTCGGTGATCGGGCTGCTGAACCCCGCCTTCGGCAACACCTGCGTCAACCACTGA
- a CDS encoding chaplin: MRQVTRKGLMTVAAATGVIAAASGYAHADAGASGAASRSPGVLSGNTVQVPVHVPVNVCGNTINVVGLLNPAAGNTCAQHGGGSASGNNGGAHAQGRTSGSPGVGSGNTVQVPVDVPVNVCGNSVDVIGVANPAMGNHCANGGGSHTTPPGGDRENPPGTPRHPGHPGHPGHPGHPGHPGTPGHPGTPGQPGTPGTPGTPATPATPATPPSEGGGSGTPGGSTRVNQPEAQSVAATSSRAQLAHTGSELPMGAVLPVGAGALLAGAVLYRKARTSAR, from the coding sequence ATGCGACAGGTCACCCGAAAGGGCCTGATGACGGTGGCCGCGGCCACCGGCGTGATCGCCGCGGCGAGCGGCTACGCCCACGCCGACGCGGGCGCGTCCGGCGCCGCGTCCCGGTCACCGGGCGTGCTGTCCGGCAACACGGTGCAGGTGCCGGTGCACGTGCCGGTGAACGTCTGCGGCAACACGATCAACGTCGTCGGACTGCTCAACCCGGCGGCGGGCAACACCTGCGCCCAGCACGGCGGCGGCAGCGCGTCCGGGAACAACGGCGGTGCCCACGCCCAGGGGCGCACCAGCGGCTCGCCGGGTGTCGGCTCCGGCAACACGGTGCAGGTGCCGGTCGACGTGCCCGTCAACGTCTGCGGCAACAGCGTCGACGTGATCGGTGTGGCCAACCCGGCCATGGGCAACCACTGTGCCAACGGCGGCGGGAGCCACACCACGCCTCCGGGCGGCGACCGGGAGAACCCGCCCGGCACACCGAGGCACCCGGGTCACCCCGGCCACCCGGGTCACCCCGGCCACCCGGGACATCCGGGGACGCCCGGTCACCCGGGTACTCCGGGTCAGCCCGGCACGCCCGGCACACCTGGCACTCCTGCCACCCCCGCTACCCCGGCCACGCCGCCCTCCGAGGGCGGCGGCAGCGGCACTCCCGGTGGTTCGACGCGGGTGAACCAGCCGGAGGCGCAGTCCGTCGCCGCGACCAGCAGCCGGGCGCAGCTCGCCCACACCGGCAGCGAACTGCCGATGGGCGCCGTCCTGCCGGTGGGCGCGGGCGCGCTGCTCGCGGGTGCGGTGCTTTACCGCAAGGCACGGACCTCCGCCAGGTAG